In Pedobacter sp. WC2423, the following are encoded in one genomic region:
- a CDS encoding putative quinol monooxygenase, protein MELRHYSLKITLLKLRYLFSVLLVLFTYSNSIAQQRDIIVRISEIEIYPEHLEAYQDILKEEARASLKLEPGVLAIFPLYQKDDASKIRILEMYANKEAYQSHLKTPHFQKYKTTTSKMVKSLKLVDMNAIDSEAISVMFRKVSL, encoded by the coding sequence ATGGAACTCAGGCATTACAGTTTGAAAATTACGCTTTTGAAATTACGCTATTTATTTTCAGTACTCCTTGTACTTTTTACTTACAGTAATTCAATTGCCCAGCAAAGAGATATAATCGTTCGTATTTCAGAGATTGAAATTTATCCTGAACATTTAGAAGCTTATCAGGATATCTTGAAAGAAGAGGCACGAGCGTCTTTAAAGCTGGAACCGGGTGTATTGGCTATTTTTCCATTGTATCAAAAAGATGATGCTTCAAAAATAAGAATCCTGGAAATGTATGCAAATAAGGAAGCATACCAATCTCATTTAAAAACGCCACATTTTCAGAAGTATAAAACCACTACTTCAAAAATGGTGAAATCTTTGAAATTAGTTGATATGAATGCGATAGATAGTGAAGCTATCTCCGTCATGTTCAGAAAAGTAAGTTTATAA